Below is a genomic region from Diabrotica undecimpunctata isolate CICGRU chromosome 7, icDiaUnde3, whole genome shotgun sequence.
ctttttaccagctatccaatggttttACGCagaagtctgtagcttgaaaagtATAGAAGGTATTACAATTGTTtaaaagtaaaaaacatacccatttttcaaacgtttattttgtaaataatttcgatgaaaactcaatatgcatttaatttctgagatagtttaagtcttaaagaattctatgaaatttgctaaatgtgtctagcattattaatagagcaagttcaataatttaaatatttagcctcagggataaataaattaaataactttcaaactatttgaccgatcgaggGGGAATTtctcacaaatttaaaagacggtaattcaaatgtattaataacattttattttgttaataaaaaaattaataaaacttagaAATTAGAGCAAAAAAACtccttttttgcaaatattttcgtaaattttttatccattttttatttaaaaaactggaatatcttttATGTGAAATAtgagggaaaaaacttatagacaaaaaatcaaattgtgaccataaattattgtttaaaaaaaacgcaaggtaaaaatacgagtacctatgtcttaaaaggtttagatatctgcgaaaaatttttcgaccaTTTTTTTAACCAGATTGGGCTAATAATACgaggtgaaattttaaaattatgtagaATTTTCGTCAGGACATTAtatacataaaatttaaaaatttataatttatcacatcacactttaaataatattttttcaattaGTTGAATACAGACATCAATTTTCTCAACTGAGTATTAATATAttcagatttttattttatttcttgacaAAAATTGTACATCATATTAAAATTCTACCTTGTATACTTATAATAGCCCCTACATATTCAAGTTCGTTAAGATTAGAGTggtaaggagcttttaaaaacataaaaataaacatggtgtttcattaaaataaagatgACGGACTCCGCAAGGCTTTTGTGAATCACTCTGTTCATtcaaatttgtatttaaaaacgcacatttaaatttaaatgctGGCGGTTTCTagcgttttttaaatttttctaaaataagtAAGGTAAGTCAGGGTAAGTGGGAATCTGAGGCAAGTGCGACTATTCAATACCGTAATTCAACCAAAGATAGTAAAATAGCGAAATCTAGTGTAAACGTTACTCAACTTCATAGCCATGTGTTCTGTATACGGTGGAGCGACGTTACCGACAGTACATGTGAGAGTTGAGGTATTGAACATATATCTGCAAAAATCCACTTGATTTGTCAAATTTGCACTTACCCCAGTGTTCTGCAATAGCAAGATTTTCAAGGTAAGATTATTAGCCGTATTATTTTAGTGTAAAAGTGCACTTCGTAAATACGATAAACGTGTTTCAATATACATAACCCTACTTAGAGGCCACGTACACTAATGTTCGCACTTGCCTCAATAAAATTTTATCGAGGCAAGTGGGAACTAGGAATAATTAGTTACGTTCCCACCTGCCCCGATTAAAATTTTAATGATTGACTCTTTTTTAGGTGCTACCATGGTTCGCATTTATCAACGTAAGACGGAGAGAGCGACATCTTATAGTAAGGAACAGCTGCAAAAAGCACTGGAAGATATCAGATCTGGAAAAACATCACTACATACAGCAAGCCGAAATTATGCAATTCCAAAAACAACATTGCACAATCATTTAACTGGTGTCAGAGGAAAAAAAAGTGATTCATTAGGTAGAGGACCAGTTATTCATGCCGAACATGAACGCAAGTTAGCCGAAGGATTGAAAACTTTAGAAAAAATGGGGCTTTGGATTGTCAAAACGTGAAGTTCTGTTGATTGTCTCTGATTTtgttacacaaaataatataagaacgccatttaaaaataatattcctGGTCATGACTGGTTCACCGGCTTTAAAGCAAGATACAAGTTATCTCTCAAGAAACCCCAATCGGTTGAGTACGCAAGGAAGAAGATGTGTGATCCATTTCCCATTTATAAGTATTTTGAGATCTTAAAGAACACTCTTGTTGaattagatcttaatgataatcCTAAGCAAATATGGAATTTGGACGAGACCAGCTTATGCGTTGACCCATCCCGAGTGAAGGTGCTAGGAGCCAAAGGTAAACCGTGTTCGCGAACTACGAGTGGTCCAGGTAAGGAGAATGTAACAATATTAACTGCGGCAAATGCATTTGGAGACAAAGTACCAGCATGTATTGTATTTAAAGGAAAGTTCGTATGGGACCAGTGGATGGCAACACAGGACCCAGATAATCTTGATATAGCATATGCAGCTACTCCAAACGGCTGGATGGAAACGGACGTTTTCGTCAATttcttaaaaaatacatttttgaatgCTGTGGGACAACAAAGACCACTATTATTGATATATGATGGTCACAGCACTCACGTAAATACAAAAGTCATCGAATTAGCTCGTGAAAATGATATTACCATTCTCAAGTTGCCGCCACACACATCGCATTTACTACAACCCTTAGATTTGTCTGTGTTTAAATCCTTTAAGACTGAGTGGGACAAAAAATTGGTGGCTTGGCAGCGAAGAAATCAAGGAATAAAAATGCCGAAGCGAACATTTTCTGAACATGTTCGTGACGTGTGGTATGGTACAAAGCCAGAAATCATTCAAAGCGGATTTTGGAAAGCGGGAATATTCCCATACAAAAATGACGTTGTAGAAGAAGATAAATTTCACCCCGATGCCTATAAACGTTGAAAGGAGATAAATAACAAAACTGCGAATCAAGGTGACGAAAATATGGAAGCAACTCTAGAAGATTTACCGCCATCGATTTCTTTTGAAGACTTGCTTTTGAAAACAGTCAAACCAATGCCTCGTTTGGAACCAGTAAAGAAAACACGAGTAACTCCTGGTGCCGAGGTTATAACCAGTAATGATTATTaccaaaaattacaagaaaaagcaAACAATAGTATTGAAGCAGTGCCCAGCACCAGTGGGGTAAAGTATCagcggaaaataaaatctagacgACGAAAACAGCATAGTTCCAGTTCTAGTGACGAGTTATCTGATATAGATCCACCGTTAGATGATGATTCGTTAGATGAGCTATCTGATATATATCCACCGTTAGATG
It encodes:
- the LOC140446704 gene encoding uncharacterized protein; the protein is MCDPFPIYKYFEILKNTLVELDLNDNPKQIWNLDETSLCVDPSRVKVLGAKGKPCSRTTSGPGKENVTILTAANAFGDKVPACIVFKGKFVWDQWMATQDPDNLDIAYAATPNGWMETDVFVNFLKNTFLNAVGQQRPLLLIYDGHSTHVNTKVIELARENDITILKLPPHTSHLLQPLDLSVFKSFKTEWDKKLVAWQRRNQGIKMPKRTFSEHVRDVWYGTKPEIIQSGFWKAGIFPYKNDVVEEDKFHPDAYKR